The Triplophysa dalaica isolate WHDGS20190420 chromosome 14, ASM1584641v1, whole genome shotgun sequence DNA window AGAATGATGTCTGTGTGCATTAATTTatcaatgtgttgtttttttcaggtCATCATCAACAGCACAATCACTCCCAACATGAACTTTACTAAAACATCGCAGAAGTTTGGTCAGTGGGCTGACAGTCGGGCAAACACGGTTTTTGGACTTGGCTTTGCCTCTGAACAGCATCTGTCCAAGGTCTTGCAACACACGCCACACACGCACAGTTCCACACGCCTCTCAAAATTCATTTCTGAGATGATTGTATTCTCTCTCTTTAATGTTTTTGCAGTTTGCTGAGAAGTTCCAGGAAGTGAAAGAGGCGGCAAAACTGGCCAGAGAGAAATCTCAGGAGAATATGGAGACGTCCAGTAACCAGTCACAGGTGACATCAGCATCATCATTCACGTCTTCATGTCTTCCTCACGTCTCTGCTGTCCTCTGTCTGCATCCATGCAAACTTGTACaagcactttaaaaacacacccTTCAATACAATTGGCAAATtcaaattacaagaaaaacaataagAGAAGTCGGTCAGATGAAGACCAGTAGCACATgaacacactcactcacacatacacaacaagGATTGATGAATTTGTCTCGTTGAGTCTTATATTTGTGTTCCTCCCGTCAGGAATCTGGGCGTGAAACTCCAGTAGCCAATCTGGTGTCCAGCCTTAATGGAACCGACGATGAGAAGATTTTCCATGATGACCCAGAGACTCCAGTACAGAAGAGTGAGAACGACCTCCTGAAATCTGTTGTGGATCAGAGGATACACGTTGACAGCAGGTGTTGAAATGATCTCATTCCTTCAGTACTGAACCGTATCAACCGTCAGACGTCTAAACACATGCAGTATGTCATTGACTCTGTGTGCTGTCTGATCCTAGAAAGCTGGAAACGGAGCTGAAGACGCTGAAGGAGAGCAACGCTCGTCTGGTGGACGCACTTCAGGAAGCAAACAGCAACACAGACGGTTGGAAGAGTCAAGTGAGCAAATGTCAGGAGGAGAACACTGAGCTGAGGAAGCGAGTGAGTGACATCACAGCTTCACTACTGCTGACCATCATCTCGTATGATCACGTGACCCAATTAAACACgcattcatgtttgtgtgtgtgtgtaggtctCAGAGCTGGAGGTTCGGTGTCAGGAGGTcaatgtggagagagagagaaatgctCAACTTACCGTCAGGATTCATGAACTGGAGGCGAATCTACAAGACAAACAGCAGGTGAGTCTCTctctgacagacacacacacacacacgtgttccgCGCATGCGTGTCATAACAAGCACGTGTGATTATGTTTTCAGGAACTAGAGAACCTTCGCAAACAGGCAGAAATTATTCCCCAGCTCATGGCCGAGTGTGAGAGCCTTACAGCCAAACTACAGGTAAACTGACACACAGCATATAAACAGACATGAActccaaaaatatttaatttggttATATCAGATTAAGGTTCGTGAGAGCGATTGTTTTGACCTTTTTGGAATGGCACCGCAAGAtgttgttcgtttgcagagcataaggatctggcgggtacataaatctgcataagtgaatgaagataatGAGGTgcagaaccagtggtggtcttgtaggccaggagcagagtcttgaatctgatgcgagcgactatagggagccaatgtagcttaagaatagaggagtgacgtgtgctctctttggtttattgaagaccactcttgctgctgcattctggatcatctgtagaggtttggtcatgcaagctggaagtccagctagtagcgcattgcaatagtccagtctggactgAACAAGAGCTTGGACTAGGACCTGCGTAGCATGCTCAGATatgaaaggtctaattttcctgatattttagaggatgaatctacaggaccgagtggtgctggcaacctgatctgtgaagtttagctgatcatcgatcaccactcccaggtagCTGGCTGTTCttgaagatgtgatggttgatgagccaaGTTGTGATGGAGTTTAGGGTCAGACGGGATAAATAGTAGTTCATGAGTTCATGACTTGAGGTCAAAGTGACACATTTGACTTGTATTCAAGAATCACTTCAACTGAATCCCTTAACACGTGACTCTGGGTTTAGGATTGAGTTGGAAATCGCTGTGGATGAaaccatctgccaaatgcataaatataaatgtgaatgtaaagttCAGCTGCACAAAACCTATGTGAATAAGTTTCACTGACGTCTTTGTTCAgaagaaattatatatttagGGAATCCTAAGCAAAATGCTTTCACAATAACTATAATACACATATCAGTATTGACATATCAAAAATGTTTACTGTCACTATAGTAATTTTTTACAGATAGTCttatagataaataaatgtagttaaGTTTTGTGAAATCTTGAGAATgatcaaatcaatatttcaacatttatgtaatatttaacatctgtgaacacaacataagaTGATTCaatctttctgttttattaactttttatcTTCTTATCAGATCgatcttttatttatatttcaggaCTCAGTTTtaacaaatgaaatgtgttttaaagaagTTGCAGCTTTTGTTTGTCCCGGTTCATCATTGCAGCTGTCTGCATTCCATCCGTACGTCTAACTTTAGACCTGTGAAGTGTCTCACTAGAACCTCTCGAGCCCAGAATGTTCATATACACCAGCAAACATCTGTGAAACACTTCAATAGAGTCGAGATGGTTGCAGAGAAAGAGTTTGTTTGTTCGTTTGTTCGTTGTCTAGCTGGATGATTGTCTGGTTTATATTGGTGATGTCATGACAGCTTacctgtagctcagcggtaagagcattgcgttaacaacgcgaGGTtgtgatcccaggggattgcacatacctaagtataaatgtataggataaagcaatgtaagttgctttggataaaagcttctgccaaatgcctaaatgtaaatgtcatgacTGTGGGAGGGGTTTGCTCGCTCATGTGAATCATTATCCAGCCCTGCATTTGGAAACGGTTGAATTCAGTGGAGTGCATAAAATATCTATATACGTCTGACatcctgtttgtgttttataaccatctgtgtgtgtgtgcgtgtgattattctaGGCGGCAGAAGTGACCAACAGAGACATGAGTGAGAACATGAAGCTTCTACAGGCTGAAATCGACACCAACCAGCAGAAAGAGAGAACCATGAAGATGGAACTGAAAAAGTTCATGGATGTTCTGGATGGAAAGATTGATGAGTTACATGAAGTTCGCCAGGGGATGTCGAAACTGGGCATTAataactaaacacacacacacacacacacattctctgtTGGCTCTGTGCATGTTTGTCATGTATGACTATTGATGGTCTgagtcacacacaaacacacacgggtGTATTCTGGTACTGTTGGACTGAAGGGAGATCTCAGGGCTTCATGCGGTGTGGAATTGTTTGATATGCACACGCATGCATGAACTGCAAAATCACAAAGTGCCTGACGGTGGCGCTCTCTGGAGTGTTCGCCAGCCCACTGATGATAATAGCTCATGGGGTTTGtttgaaggaaaaaaaatgtcCCGTTTTACATGAGGCTGAACAGCCGATTCTGCAATATTGGCCTCAGGCAACAGGACAccgctgtgtgtttgtttttgcataaaGAAAATTCTTTCTTATTCTGGTGAAATGATGATAATATGAGCCAAATCTGCTAcaatgttaaagaaatgttgCTTGTATGATGCAGGTTGTTTGTCATGTGCCCCCCCACTTCTGCtgatcctgtgtgtgtgtgtgtgtgatgtcagttGGGTGATGGGATAATTTGTATGTGTGCTTTTTTTAGAATAATCTCTACCTTTCCTGAGTCTTTGATGGAAGGTTAGAGTCTCTCGGCTCTGCGGGTTTGTTTCTTTAAGCTTCACATTGTGGCTGGTGTATTAACATGTGTATtgctgtcacacacacatacacacacttgtactgaaaactttAAAGACACTTGACACTTTCCCTCTCTCTGAATCAAACTTTTGTTGATCAAAATTCTAAAATGAATAATTGTTGAAATATAGTTTCTAAAGGAAGTCTGTGTGCTGTGGTTTTTTTATGACTGGATTTACGAAGGTATTTTCTGTGTATGTTGATTTTTGTATAGTGTGAGACACTTACAGACAAGCAGTAGGCGTCCCGTTCTCGCCCTCTGATTGGTGAGAGGATGAGTTGCCTTAGCAACCTGCATCCCACACACGCTGATATTGATTGTGTCACTATTATGATATTGGataaagtgtctgctaaatgtaaagataacttcatttatttactataaGAATCTAACAACACacatattttactatttaaaatgtatatcgGGTAGTCTCTGCTTATTATTTAACCTATTTTATAATGGACCATGGATGCATTCTTCAACAGGACTAAAAGTATAACAGGACTGGATATTTAACACCCATTATGATATATACCTGCATTGTAATCATGCTACATGCATGTGGACATCAAGCACATTTTAACACTACTAACGGACTGtacttttcaaataaatgcTAAGAAATCATTAAGGTAACAGGGCTGTATGTTGATATATTGTGGTTTTGAGATATTTGCACTGAAAAAAGAACTTGTAgaatttacttaaaattttGCATGCACATTTTTCAATTGAAGTTAAACCGGAAtcaagtaaaatctactgaatagtacatttcacatttgttacaatattaaataaatatgacaagAGAACACATATTTATCAAGTTAAACAAACATGTGGCTTACTCAAACTTCACAGTTTACTTACTTTTGGTATTGAAATATAACACAGGCTACTCTTATTTAGACAAGCAAGTAAAAAGAGACTACTGGCATCAATATGGCATGGGGCTAGCACAGTTATTGCTCATTGAGGGTGGAAAATACTTCAAGACTAACTTTGTCTGCTAACCTTAAACATTTGAGTATTGCCAGCTAACGCTCTCTTCTCTAAAATTGCTTAAatctgtatatttaaaaaaggagCTTCTAAAAATAtcagattattttattgaaattcagcAAATCATTTACATAATCCATTTCACAGCAGACGTTAGAAACCTTTTCAATCCTGATCCGGCACTGCAGCAtcttcaatgttttaaaataaaaaacatcagatGTCagcaaaacaataatataattatattataattaataataaataagtttCTACTAGCAACTTAAAGTCTCATTAACCCAACCTGTTATATTTGATATAAGGTTGATTCTAAAGGGTTCAAAATAAAAGGCTTTTCCACAGAATAAAACTCAATGTTGACTGAGGATGAGGTTTTATTACTCCGTGTTTAGCTTTTTAATCTCTTGGAGAGGCGGTCGTCTACATTTAAGAGTCCCATTCGCCAGAAGGCATATCTGAactttcttcatcatcagaatcATTGGTGACCTTCTTCATTCTCAACATGGCAGCTTTAATGCTTCGCTCCAACTCAGAGTCCGCGGCAGGGGCGGGGCCGGCAGAGGGCGGGGCTTTCTTCAGTGCCACACCCTGGCGGATGGCTGTCATGATGCTGTCTCTGACATCCACGTGCTCCGTGTGATTCGGGACTTTACGCAGTTGCTTCTGACCTCGCTGCAGGGACGCTAAAAGCTCATCCATTAAACCTGCAGCAGAAAGTTTCCTGTGAACGTGTGCTTTGacttttaatatacatttttacattaataaactCGTAAAAACAGACTCAAGTGTTGAATCAGTACTTTTACTCACCAGTGTTTTGCTCCAGAGCGTTTCTTTTAGGCAGCTTCACGCCAATTGGCAGAGCAGGAAGCAGAGGTAGGGGTGGCGGGGGAAGAGGCGGGGCAGGAGGCAGGGGAGGAGCTTGGGGAGGAGGAGGGGCTTGAGATGTAGGAGGAACCTGGGGAGGAGGTGTCTGGTCTGGAAGCAGTATCTCCACAGGGATATCCCTTGGCTTCATGGCCCGAGCCTTCTTGCAGAAGTCAGATTTTTGCGGTCCCAGACTTATGATCGACAGAGGCTGTGAGGAGTCGTCATCGTCGTCATGTGACGTCGGCCTCGCCTGAGCAGCCTTTAACACACACTTACCCTGATGCCTctgaactcacacacacacacagagagagagagagaaataattaaatgaagcAATGATGACGACGTTCATACACACTGTTAACCCAAATGAGTTCTGTAAGCGCATCAAAAGTCTTGCGCTTAGAAATGCTGAGTTCAactttcatattttgtttacacTTAAAGTTACACAATTAAAAGTACACAAAGATGAACAGTCATGTTAACTAATTTTTCTGAACTTTGACTTAagaaaatctgaataaataagagtGATCTCTGAACACAGTTGACAAACACGCATCAAGTTTGTCACGTGACCTCTCACAGTCTAAACACAAGTAGCTGTCATCTAAACAACAGTCTCAACAAAACCGTAAAGATTCTTTGATTCTTTCACATGAAACAACTATTTACTCTCCTAACGCAGGCtgatgcaatgcatgctgggaactggaaATCCTCCTCAACCGCTCTTTATTTGGACAAGGAGCTAAATTCTTTTTTCAGACTCCCAcagtaatgttaaaataaacaaaacctgCTGTAAAATGTGACGTTTATTCCACAAATAGTTCAAGTTCAAGAAAGAAATCAGATTCATCTGATGATGGAGGGCTGGATGAAAGCCAGATGAAAATATCTAATCATTGAATTATTATGAACTTTAATCTATTGAAAGAATCCTTTCTTACATTGCTCATGAAAAGTCAAATGACAAGACACACCGTTCTGAAGCTGCGGAGTCTGTTAagagttttctctctctccatctctgccCACTCCTTCATCTGATGCTCTTCTTCTCTCCTCTTCTCTCGcttctgaacacaaaacacaacacgaGCTCAACAGAACACTGAAAGAAAGAACCACATTACACTAGTTTCAGTGATTTATAGTTCTGTACTGAACACTGTGCATTCTGGGATGGCACACAACACTCATTTTATTTCAGGGGAGACAGAGAAGACGTCGCTGCAGTCACAATAAAAGCACATGTTCAGGTTGATGTTTCACgctttcatttcattcttttcATATGTTTACTCACGGAGGGCAATAACAAGCTCTCTGATAAAGGGTTAGAAAgggtgcaatgcattctgggactGTGACCCCTGCTGGACTCCTGAGGGTTTGACACAGGTTCAGTCGTCATGGCAACTCAGCCAGCCCACAGATGCCCACGAGATCCTGCAGCACTTTAACCGTGACTCATTATGGGATGCTCCGTGTAACCATGTAGTGGGCTGcggttaccatggtaacaggCAGATTACTCACCAGCTGTGCGGCATGGTGTTGGTGTTGCTGCTGGGATTTCTGCAGTACTGAACCCTGCTGCTGCTTGTGAGCCTGAACACACACgtcctgcagacacacacaagaTACACACCTTCAGTGAGCGTGTGCGTGTACTGGTTAAGGCATGTTTGTGAGgacatttttgacatttcacTGGTCCTcactaaataaaaatgcacatgaTTGGCTCAAATagtgtttgtctttaaatgcAATAGaggacacgtgtgtgtgtgtgtgtgtgtgtgtgtgtgtgtgtgattattaggTTAGGGGATAGAATAGATCAGAAGCCTGATAGATAATCAATGAAAGTCTATGGAATGTCCTCATAAGTATACTCAAACAAACATGTGTGTTCGAGATTGAGTGATGCGCGTGcgtgagagagtgagtgggcgagtgtgtgggtgggtgggtgtgtgtgtgtgtgtgtttatgcgcgtgagtgaatgagtgagtgtgcgagtgtgtgcgcgtgaatgagtgagtgtgcgagtgagtgagtgagtgagtgagtgagtgtgcgcgtgaatgagtgagtgtgcgagtgtgtgcgcgtgaatgagtgagtgtgcgagtgtgtgcgcgtgaatgagtgagtgtgtgcgcgtgaatgagtgagtgtgcgagtgtgtgcgcgtgaatgagtgagtgtgcgagtgtgtgcgcgtgaatgagtgagtgtgcgagtgtgtgcgcgtgaatgagtgagtgtgcgagtgtgtgcgcGTGaatgactgagtgagtgagtgagtgggtgagtgtgtgtgcgtgtgtttgatGTGGGACAAATTCTGTTTCTCTTATTTACTCCAGTAAAGcggctttggaacaatgcacattatgaaaagcactatataaattaaatgtaatgggAGAGTGTGggtgtgtgatgtgtgtctgtttagACAAAGCAACAACATAGACATACACATGCGCACATTCGTGCAATAAAGTGCCTGtatattatttctgataacaataaaaaaaaaactgagaagaagtgttacttggctaaacttgacTCTCTATGACAGCGATACCAAACTCAAGCTCTAGATGTCAATATACCATATGAATTCTTTAAAGCCAACCATGCTGCagaacccattcaacaaatcattattataccataaaataataaaacaaattcaattaAAGGCGGGCGTTCATGCTATGTCatgtattctgacttctttacactgttaaacctgTTGTCTTCTCATGCCTTACATGGTGGACATGTTAAAACACCAGTTGGACGTATAACGTAGTATTCCCTCCACCATCACTGcaacttgtttcagaaagttttggTTAATTCTTGATACCTGTGTCGTCACatggatcctattccttttattggccaaaaGCATGACAAGGTGAAAGAAAGAGACACGAGACAACCGATGAGCGAGACCTGCTTACCATCAAGATGATCTGTGCTGGGTCATGATGGTCTGCAGCTGCAGCTGGTTACTCTTGTGATGGTGAAGttaaggtgtttgtttgttcaaggTATTTCAGTGATGGGTGTTATATAAAGTgaatttggagatggtttgagaCTGATAGAAGGAACGTCCAAGAGCTAAAAGAGCTACACGCTGTCAGTCAATCtgatacgtctgtgttttgttggcaatcggtgtgtacgtgcataatgtaaacaacatgaagggattaatgtgatgatgtgttgtgtgctcgtgctgtagttccggcCCACTCTCCACTAGTCCCACCTCAGCAGCTCATGTTTTTACTGAAATAACcctacagctgtatctctcttttactctctctctatttctttcaaacctgtataaatgtctttgttctgtgaaacacagaGAAGTATAtgtggaagaatgtaagcaaacTAAGAATTCCGGGGcatcattgaccaccatagtagaaaaCTGTAAATAGGTGGTCAAAGGTTCCCActgcccagaactgtttgctttcctaaatatctaaatatctgCTTTCATGTTaaatagaacaaaaatatatatacaattattttcctactatggtagtcaatgatgctcCGGGAATTTcgccaacattcttccaaacatctttctctgtgtttaacagaataaagaaatgtaaacaggtttagaacaacttgagggtgagtaaatcatgacagaattttcctttttgggtgaactatctgaAGACTGAAGCACCCATGAGTCATAACATGATAGCAGAAGAGCATACGCAAGTTGCTCAGAAGAGGATGGAGCATTCACAGGTAAAGATTAACACACTACATGAACCCATAAtaaccatgtgtgtgtgtgtgtgtgtgtgtgtgtgtacccgCTGGTTTCTGAGGTAAGCTCTGCGTGATGAGATTGTTCCTCTTTTACTCTCCAGCTGTTTAAGTCTCTGCTGCAGGTGTATGTGGGAGGAGCTTACATCCACCTGAACATCCAGCAGCTCCTCTGGGTCCTCACAGGTGTCATAATACACCACCTGCTCCTGCAGCTCTgtatcaaacacacacagtctttAGACCAGCAGCTGATGTTAAACacacagttgtgtgtgtgtgtgtgtgtgttcaggacCTCTGATTTGTCGTCGTGTGGTGTGAATCTGTGTCAGCAGCAGCATCTCCTCGTTTCTCAGGATCTCAAACCTGCAGTCATAAAGTTCCAGCTGTGTTTCATAATACTGCAGCTCCAGCGCACTGACGGCACCTGCGCTCTTCATCACACCACCCATCTGCACACAACACACCAGAAACAGTTCAGAAGGGTACATCCTCTGAAGGGTGCGGTATACAGAGGGTCCTCAACTTCAAATGAAACAAGACGTCCTTCATAGGACATATTGGAAAAACGGAAACAGGAAGTATGATGTTGCTATGCCAACACATTGCAATCTTACACATCTAACGATTTTTACATGacttgaataaataataattcactCAGTTTCTACCCTAAACAATGTCAGAAGAGTTTCAAAATCACCATTTCTTTCCTTTCTGGTTTAAACGTTTTTAATCACTAAACATTTCTAATCCTAATTTATTACATCTGTCTACTGaggaaattaaatgtttaaaaacattttatcaaataaCAAATGTTGATCAAGAATTTGCATTTATATCTGCTCTTAATGCACACAAGCACATGCGGGCACACACCACAAGCACACGcactcacactcacacgcacacacacacacacacacaaacacacacacacaaacacatacacacacacacacacgcacacacacacacacacacactcacactcccgcacacacacacacacacacactcacactccctcacacacacacacacacacacacacacacacacacacacacacacacacacactcacacacacacacacacacacactcacacgctcactcacacactcacacgcacacttacacacactcacacacactcacacacactcacactccctcacacacacacacgcacacacacaaacacgcacacacacacacacacacacacacacacacacacacacacaaacacactcacacacactcacacacactcacactccctcacacacacacacacgcacacacacacacacacacacacacacacacacacacacgcacacacacgcacgcacgcacacacaaacacacccacacacaaacacacccacacacactcacactcacactcacactccctcacacacacacacacacacactcactcactcactcacacgcacacttacacacactcacactccctcacacacacacacgcacacacacactcacactccctcatacacacacacgcacacacacacacacacacacacacacaacctcacactcactcactcactcactcactcactcactcacacactcacacactcactcacacgcacacccactcacacacgcacacacacacacacacacacactcacactccctcacacacacacacacacacacacagactcactcactcactcactcactcactcacacgcacacttacacacactcacacacacttacacacactcacactccctcacacacacacacgcacacacacacgcacacacaaacacacccacacacactcacacgcactcacacgcacactcacactcacgcactcacacacacacacactcacctcacacaacctcacacacacactcacgcactcacacgcactcactcacacgCATGTACTC harbors:
- the homer2 gene encoding homer protein homolog 2 isoform X1; translated protein: MGEQPIFTTRAHVFQIDPTTKKNWVPASKQAVTVSYFNDSTRNSFRIISVDGSKVIINSTITPNMNFTKTSQKFGQWADSRANTVFGLGFASEQHLSKFAEKFQEVKEAAKLAREKSQENMETSSNQSQESGRETPVANLVSSLNGTDDEKIFHDDPETPVQKSENDLLKSVVDQRIHVDSRKLETELKTLKESNARLVDALQEANSNTDGWKSQVSKCQEENTELRKRVSELEVRCQEVNVERERNAQLTVRIHELEANLQDKQQELENLRKQAEIIPQLMAECESLTAKLQAAEVTNRDMSENMKLLQAEIDTNQQKERTMKMELKKFMDVLDGKIDELHEVRQGMSKLGINN
- the homer2 gene encoding homer protein homolog 2 isoform X3; amino-acid sequence: MNFTKTSQKFGQWADSRANTVFGLGFASEQHLSKFAEKFQEVKEAAKLAREKSQENMETSSNQSQESGRETPVANLVSSLNGTDDEKIFHDDPETPVQKSENDLLKSVVDQRIHVDSRKLETELKTLKESNARLVDALQEANSNTDGWKSQVSKCQEENTELRKRVSELEVRCQEVNVERERNAQLTVRIHELEANLQDKQQELENLRKQAEIIPQLMAECESLTAKLQAAEVTNRDMSENMKLLQAEIDTNQQKERTMKMELKKFMDVLDGKIDELHEVRQGMSKLGINN
- the homer2 gene encoding homer protein homolog 2 isoform X2, which translates into the protein MEQPIFTTRAHVFQIDPTTKKNWVPASKQAVTVSYFNDSTRNSFRIISVDGSKVIINSTITPNMNFTKTSQKFGQWADSRANTVFGLGFASEQHLSKFAEKFQEVKEAAKLAREKSQENMETSSNQSQESGRETPVANLVSSLNGTDDEKIFHDDPETPVQKSENDLLKSVVDQRIHVDSRKLETELKTLKESNARLVDALQEANSNTDGWKSQVSKCQEENTELRKRVSELEVRCQEVNVERERNAQLTVRIHELEANLQDKQQELENLRKQAEIIPQLMAECESLTAKLQAAEVTNRDMSENMKLLQAEIDTNQQKERTMKMELKKFMDVLDGKIDELHEVRQGMSKLGINN
- the LOC130435228 gene encoding WASP homolog-associated protein with actin, membranes and microtubules, with product MNAMSDADSERTDSLDGWVAVKSDAFDNRENHKLRFIVEWNEIESKFAVTCHDRTQQRRGDASGSCAGLFSSELIGHVHAHLSSVRDELASLFPDLTRFREPNLWELLFFSAPRSDVDASCRLLERYFSFAVDACGRGIVLDALFSVSEKDEQEYYENLHEFKRKAMRDEITRAEDALRAVVDSRWSADGLMQLMKIYDEEDELYTHFVTVSTHFHQNLLQPFRDMRELATLYTTEIQKCLEYEELGPKRVRELEAEMKEWRQRGQAAVHSIQDITADYFKNTSNNLTGMVKQMEEDQQRFGQASWTMVTPRQEKLKLLLAKETLQHMRAREMCIRRKRLHIRDKMGGVMKSAGAVSALELQYYETQLELYDCRFEILRNEEMLLLTQIHTTRRQIRELQEQVVYYDTCEDPEELLDVQVDVSSSHIHLQQRLKQLESKRGTISSRRAYLRNQRDVCVQAHKQQQGSVLQKSQQQHQHHAAQLKREKRREEEHQMKEWAEMEREKTLNRLRSFRTRHQGKCVLKAAQARPTSHDDDDDSSQPLSIISLGPQKSDFCKKARAMKPRDIPVEILLPDQTPPPQVPPTSQAPPPPQAPPLPPAPPLPPPPLPLLPALPIGVKLPKRNALEQNTGLMDELLASLQRGQKQLRKVPNHTEHVDVRDSIMTAIRQGVALKKAPPSAGPAPAADSELERSIKAAMLRMKKVTNDSDDEESSDMPSGEWDS